Proteins encoded together in one Pseudomonas sp. TCU-HL1 window:
- the uvrD gene encoding DNA helicase II, which translates to MRDDLSLLLNSLNDAQRQAVAAPLGRQLVLAGAGSGKTRVLVHRIAWLIQVEQASPHSILSVTFTNKAAAEMRQRIEQLLGINPAGMWVGTFHGLAHRLLRAHWQEAGLAENFQILDSDDQQRLVKRVIRDLGLDEQRWPARQAQWFINGQKDEGIRPQHIQAGGDLFLGTMLKIYEAYEAACARTGVIDFSELLLRALDLWRDRPSLLEHYQRRFRHVLVDEFQDTNAVQYAWLRLLARGGESLMVVGDDDQSIYGWRGARIENIQQFSSDFPDTEVIRLEQNYRSTAGILKAANALIANNQGRLGKELWTEGEEGEPIGLYAAFNEHDEARYVVESIERALKDGMARSEMAILYRSNAQSRVLEEALLREKIPYRIYGGQRFFERAEIKNAMAYLRLLDGRGNDAALERVINVPPRGIGEKTVESIREFARVNEVSMWEAIRLMLANKALPGRASSALAAFMELIENLAAKALDMPLHLMTQTVIEQSGLVAYHKDEKGEKGQARVENLEELVSAARAFENEETEEDLTPLQAFLSHASLEAGETQADAFEDSVQLMTLHSAKGLEFPLVFLVGMEEGLFPHKMSMEDPTRLEEERRLAYVGVTRAMQRLVLTYAETRRLYGSETYNKVSRFVREVPPQLIREVRLNNSISRPMGAGSRHGSIFDGAAVPETPFSLGQRVQHTLFGEGTILNFEGAGAQARVQVKFEDEGSKWLMLAYAKLQPL; encoded by the coding sequence ATGCGCGACGATCTCTCCCTCCTCCTGAACTCCCTCAACGACGCTCAACGCCAGGCCGTAGCGGCCCCGCTGGGGCGTCAACTGGTGCTTGCCGGCGCCGGTTCCGGCAAAACCCGCGTGCTGGTGCACCGCATCGCCTGGCTGATCCAGGTGGAGCAGGCCTCGCCGCACTCGATCCTGTCGGTGACCTTCACCAACAAGGCCGCGGCCGAGATGCGCCAGCGCATCGAGCAACTGCTGGGCATCAACCCGGCAGGCATGTGGGTCGGCACCTTCCACGGCCTGGCGCACCGCCTGCTGCGGGCCCACTGGCAGGAAGCAGGCCTTGCCGAGAACTTCCAGATCCTCGACAGCGACGACCAGCAGCGCCTGGTCAAGCGGGTGATCCGTGACCTCGGCCTCGACGAGCAACGCTGGCCGGCCCGTCAGGCCCAGTGGTTCATCAATGGGCAGAAGGACGAGGGCATTCGCCCGCAACACATCCAGGCCGGTGGCGACCTGTTCCTCGGCACCATGCTGAAAATCTACGAAGCCTACGAGGCCGCGTGCGCACGCACCGGCGTGATCGACTTCTCCGAACTGCTGCTGCGCGCCCTCGACCTCTGGCGCGACCGCCCGAGCCTGCTGGAGCACTACCAGCGCCGCTTCCGCCATGTGCTGGTGGACGAGTTCCAGGACACCAACGCCGTGCAATACGCCTGGCTGCGCCTGCTCGCCAGGGGCGGCGAAAGCCTGATGGTGGTAGGCGACGACGACCAGTCCATCTACGGCTGGCGCGGTGCGCGGATCGAGAACATCCAGCAGTTCTCCAGCGACTTCCCCGACACCGAGGTGATTCGCCTGGAGCAGAACTACCGCTCTACAGCAGGCATCCTCAAGGCCGCCAACGCCCTCATCGCCAACAACCAGGGGCGCCTTGGCAAGGAACTCTGGACCGAGGGCGAAGAAGGCGAGCCCATTGGCCTGTACGCCGCCTTCAACGAACACGACGAAGCCCGCTACGTGGTGGAAAGCATCGAGCGTGCGCTGAAGGACGGCATGGCCCGCAGCGAGATGGCCATCCTCTACCGCTCCAACGCCCAGTCGCGGGTGCTGGAAGAGGCGCTGCTGCGGGAGAAGATTCCCTACCGCATCTATGGCGGCCAGCGCTTCTTCGAGCGCGCCGAAATCAAGAACGCCATGGCCTACCTGCGCCTGCTCGACGGCCGTGGCAACGACGCGGCGCTGGAGCGGGTGATCAACGTGCCGCCGCGCGGCATCGGCGAGAAAACCGTGGAGAGCATCCGCGAGTTCGCCCGCGTCAATGAAGTTTCCATGTGGGAAGCGATCCGCCTGATGCTCGCCAACAAGGCCCTGCCCGGCCGCGCCTCCAGCGCCCTGGCCGCGTTCATGGAGCTGATCGAGAACCTCGCGGCCAAGGCCCTGGACATGCCCCTGCACCTGATGACCCAGACCGTCATCGAGCAGAGCGGCCTGGTGGCCTACCACAAGGACGAGAAGGGCGAGAAAGGCCAGGCCCGGGTGGAAAACCTGGAAGAACTGGTCAGCGCCGCCCGCGCCTTCGAGAACGAAGAGACCGAGGAAGACCTCACGCCGCTGCAAGCTTTCCTCAGCCACGCGTCGCTGGAAGCCGGGGAAACCCAGGCCGATGCCTTCGAGGACAGCGTGCAGCTGATGACCCTGCACAGCGCCAAGGGCCTGGAATTCCCGCTGGTGTTCCTGGTGGGCATGGAAGAAGGCCTGTTCCCGCACAAGATGAGCATGGAAGACCCGACTCGCCTGGAGGAGGAGCGTCGCCTGGCCTATGTCGGCGTTACCCGCGCCATGCAACGCCTGGTGCTGACCTACGCCGAAACCCGCCGGCTCTACGGCAGCGAGACCTACAACAAGGTCTCGCGCTTCGTTCGCGAAGTGCCGCCGCAGCTGATCCGCGAAGTACGCCTGAACAACAGCATCAGCCGCCCCATGGGTGCCGGCAGCCGCCACGGCTCAATCTTCGACGGCGCCGCCGTGCCCGAAACACCGTTCTCCCTAGGCCAGCGCGTCCAGCACACGCTGTTCGGTGAAGGCACCATCCTCAACTTCGAAGGCGCCGGCGCCCAGGCGCGGGTGCAGGTGAAGTTCGAGGACGAAGGCAGCAAGTGGCTGATGCTGGCCTACGCCAAGCTGCAGCCGCTCTGA
- a CDS encoding TetR/AcrR family transcriptional regulator, whose protein sequence is MPRSPSAQQILDCALDLADTCGWERLHLFEVASELGVGLDAIAKHYRQKDDLVEAWFDRADQALLERGKGSDLAGLDAEKRLEELLMAWLGALAAHRSVTGQMLLYKLEPGHLHLQMLGLLRVSRTVQWWREAAQRETLHLCRIAEESFLTGAYLRTFVHWLRHPLEDAADLRALLRRQLRCGPLVFLLRR, encoded by the coding sequence ATGCCCCGCTCACCCAGCGCCCAACAAATTCTCGATTGTGCCCTCGACTTGGCCGACACCTGTGGCTGGGAGCGGCTGCACCTGTTCGAGGTCGCCAGCGAACTCGGCGTCGGCCTCGACGCCATCGCCAAGCACTACCGACAGAAGGACGACCTGGTTGAAGCCTGGTTCGACCGCGCCGACCAGGCCTTGCTGGAGCGTGGCAAGGGCAGCGACCTGGCGGGCCTGGACGCGGAAAAGCGCCTGGAAGAACTGCTGATGGCCTGGCTCGGCGCGCTGGCGGCGCACCGCTCGGTGACCGGGCAGATGTTGCTCTACAAGCTGGAGCCCGGCCACTTGCACTTGCAGATGCTGGGCCTGTTGCGGGTCAGCCGTACGGTCCAGTGGTGGCGCGAGGCGGCGCAGCGGGAAACCCTGCACCTGTGCCGCATCGCCGAGGAAAGCTTCCTCACAGGTGCCTACCTGCGCACCTTCGTCCATTGGCTGCGCCATCCCCTGGAGGACGCCGCCGACCTGCGCGCCCTGCTGCGCCGGCAACTGCGTTGCGGCCCCTTGGTATTCCTGCTGCGCAGATGA
- a CDS encoding Tim44 domain-containing protein has translation MRRFLSIALALCVGLTLSLDVNAAKRMGGGKSFGSAPTHQTRQAAPAQQTPNAAAPAAAGKPAAAASGASRWLGPLAGIAAGGLLASMFMGDGFDGMQIFDFLIIGLIAFLIFRFLAARKRAQQQGQPAMAGHAPFQREMPQMPQQQAPIFGSTAPVAQPAFNAPSWFNEQRFIEAGREHFLALQQHWDAAEMDKIAEFVTPQMLSFLKEERASLGDAYQSTYVDNLQVQLDGIDELTDKTVATLTFNGVSKSSRFDQGEVFSESWRMERVNGDNQPWLVAGIRQN, from the coding sequence ATGCGCCGATTTCTCAGTATTGCCCTGGCCCTCTGCGTCGGCCTGACGCTCAGCCTGGATGTCAACGCCGCCAAGCGTATGGGTGGCGGCAAGTCCTTCGGCTCCGCGCCGACCCACCAGACCCGCCAGGCAGCCCCCGCCCAGCAAACCCCGAACGCCGCCGCCCCCGCCGCCGCCGGCAAACCCGCCGCCGCCGCGAGCGGTGCTTCCCGCTGGCTCGGCCCTCTGGCCGGCATCGCCGCCGGTGGGTTGCTCGCCTCCATGTTCATGGGCGACGGCTTCGACGGCATGCAGATCTTCGACTTCCTGATCATCGGCCTGATCGCCTTCCTGATCTTCCGCTTCCTGGCCGCACGCAAGCGCGCCCAGCAGCAGGGTCAGCCCGCCATGGCCGGCCATGCGCCGTTCCAGCGTGAAATGCCGCAGATGCCGCAGCAGCAGGCGCCGATCTTCGGCAGCACCGCTCCGGTCGCCCAGCCGGCCTTCAATGCCCCGAGCTGGTTCAACGAACAGCGCTTCATCGAAGCCGGGCGCGAACACTTCCTGGCCCTGCAGCAGCACTGGGACGCGGCCGAGATGGACAAGATTGCCGAGTTCGTCACCCCGCAAATGCTGAGCTTCCTCAAGGAAGAGCGCGCCAGCCTGGGCGACGCCTACCAGTCCACCTACGTCGACAACCTGCAGGTGCAACTGGACGGCATCGACGAACTGACCGACAAAACCGTCGCCACCCTGACCTTCAATGGCGTTTCCAAATCCTCGCGCTTCGACCAGGGCGAGGTGTTCAGCGAAAGCTGGCGCATGGAACGCGTCAACGGCGACAACCAGCCCTGGCTGGTGGCGGGCATCCGTCAGAACTGA
- a CDS encoding aminoacyl-tRNA deacylase, with protein sequence MRMAETLQRSLDRAHTQFDLVPHPHSATSLESARVANIPAERLAKTVILDDRQGHFLMAVVPASRHLDVGKVRKDARLWQLTHEADLARLFTDCELGAVPALGEPYGMKMLVDPQLTRQRDIYLEAGDHESLVHMRMDQYLKLVPNAEVCELCH encoded by the coding sequence ATGCGAATGGCCGAAACCCTGCAGCGCAGCCTGGATCGTGCCCATACCCAGTTCGACCTGGTACCGCACCCGCACTCGGCTACCAGCCTGGAGTCGGCGCGGGTCGCCAACATACCGGCGGAACGCCTGGCCAAGACGGTGATCCTTGATGACCGCCAAGGCCATTTCCTCATGGCGGTGGTGCCTGCCAGCCGGCATCTGGACGTGGGCAAGGTGCGCAAGGATGCCAGGCTCTGGCAACTCACCCATGAGGCCGACCTCGCCCGCCTGTTCACGGACTGTGAACTTGGCGCCGTGCCAGCGCTGGGCGAGCCTTACGGCATGAAGATGCTGGTGGACCCGCAATTGACCCGGCAGCGCGACATCTACCTGGAAGCCGGTGACCACGAGAGCCTGGTGCACATGCGCATGGATCAGTACCTGAAGCTGGTGCCAAATGCTGAAGTCTGCGAGCTCTGCCACTAA
- a CDS encoding SMI1/KNR4 family protein, with the protein MEEVIEQLRELNEPVPVPLELPDEELLVEIEEQLLINLPFELREFLLKVSDVVYGRLEPVTASDPQSHTFLPEVAAVAWDLGVPRDLVPLCQDGRNYYLVDGEGEVVLWDGDEGELTDESWDSVWHWARDVWLAS; encoded by the coding sequence ATGGAAGAAGTCATCGAACAACTACGCGAACTCAACGAGCCGGTCCCGGTTCCCCTGGAGCTGCCGGACGAAGAGCTGCTGGTGGAGATCGAGGAGCAACTGCTGATCAACCTGCCCTTCGAGCTGCGCGAATTCCTGCTCAAGGTCAGCGACGTGGTCTATGGTCGCCTGGAGCCGGTAACCGCCTCCGACCCGCAATCCCACACCTTCCTGCCGGAAGTCGCCGCCGTTGCCTGGGACCTGGGCGTGCCGCGTGACCTGGTGCCACTCTGCCAGGACGGCCGCAACTATTACCTGGTCGATGGCGAAGGTGAAGTGGTGCTGTGGGATGGCGACGAGGGCGAACTCACCGACGAGAGCTGGGATTCAGTCTGGCACTGGGCGCGTGACGTCTGGCTGGCCAGCTAA
- a CDS encoding IS481 family transposase, with product MPWQECTTMSIRREFVRLAEQPQSNVRELCRRYGISPKTAYKWLQRHREHGDAGLQERSRRPLHSPGRSDPDLEQAVVQLHHRFPYWGARKLRGLLPAAFERPHHSTLDAILRRHGCRVRYHAEEAEAPATQRFEHCQPNELWQMDFKGHFPLADGRSSRCHPLTLLDDHSRFALCLEACEGERLELVRPHLIQVFRRYGLPRRITADNGPPWGSNIAGGLSALEVWLMRLGIEVSHSRPHHPQTQGKLERFHQTLKRELLQRSFRDLAHCQQAMAHWREQYNHDRPHEALGQLPPITRYQPSRRSYPEQLPELDYEPGDRVLKVGRVGQVSFQGRSLFVGGGLYGERVALRPTAVDGVYDVVFIHKTLRQVDLRPGKT from the coding sequence ATGCCGTGGCAGGAGTGCACCACCATGTCGATTCGACGCGAGTTTGTGCGGTTGGCCGAACAACCGCAGAGCAACGTGCGGGAGCTGTGTCGGCGCTACGGCATCAGCCCGAAAACCGCCTACAAATGGTTACAGCGCCACCGCGAGCACGGCGATGCGGGGTTGCAGGAGCGCTCACGCCGGCCGTTGCACAGCCCTGGGCGCAGCGACCCGGACTTGGAACAGGCGGTGGTGCAGTTGCACCACCGTTTCCCGTATTGGGGCGCCCGCAAGCTGCGCGGCCTGCTGCCGGCCGCGTTCGAGCGTCCCCACCACAGCACCCTCGACGCCATCCTCCGCCGCCATGGTTGCCGGGTGCGCTACCACGCCGAGGAGGCCGAAGCTCCGGCCACGCAGCGCTTCGAGCACTGCCAGCCGAACGAGCTCTGGCAGATGGACTTCAAGGGCCACTTCCCGCTCGCCGACGGCCGCTCGTCGCGCTGCCACCCGTTGACGCTGTTGGATGATCACTCACGCTTTGCCCTCTGCCTGGAGGCCTGCGAGGGCGAGCGCCTCGAACTGGTTCGACCGCACCTGATCCAGGTCTTTCGCCGCTATGGCCTACCGCGCCGGATCACCGCCGACAACGGTCCGCCCTGGGGCTCGAACATCGCGGGCGGCCTGTCCGCCCTGGAGGTCTGGCTGATGCGGCTCGGCATCGAGGTCAGCCACAGCCGCCCTCATCATCCGCAGACCCAGGGCAAGCTGGAACGCTTCCACCAGACACTCAAGCGCGAGTTACTGCAGCGCTCGTTTCGCGACTTGGCGCACTGCCAGCAGGCGATGGCGCACTGGCGGGAGCAGTACAACCACGACCGCCCGCATGAGGCGCTGGGCCAACTGCCACCGATCACGCGCTACCAGCCAAGCCGGCGCAGCTACCCGGAGCAATTGCCTGAGCTGGACTACGAACCGGGCGACCGGGTGCTCAAGGTCGGCCGCGTCGGCCAGGTCAGTTTCCAGGGACGCAGCCTGTTCGTCGGCGGGGGGCTGTACGGGGAACGCGTCGCTCTCCGCCCCACCGCCGTCGATGGCGTCTACGATGTGGTGTTCATCCACAAGACCCTGCGCCAAGTCGACTTGAGACCGGGCAAGACATGA
- a CDS encoding cation:proton antiporter, with amino-acid sequence MHAIAFIQDLAVIMLIAGMVTILFHRFKQPVVLGYIVAGFIIGPHTPPFGLIHDEETIKTLAELGVIFLMFCLGLEFSLAKLFKVGATAFIAAFLEIILMIWIGYEIGSYFGWKTMDSLFLGAILAISSTTIIVKALGDLKMKNERFAQLIFGVLIVEDILGIGIIALLSGIAVSGSVETGEVFATVGKLSLFMIVALVIGILLVPRLLAYVAKFESNEMLLVTVLGLCFGFCLLVVKLEYSMVLGAFLIGAIMAESRQLVQIERLIEPVRDMFSAIFFVAIGLLIDPKILVEYAWPIVVITFAVVLGKMVSCGLGAFIAGNDGRTSLRVGMGLSQIGEFSFIIAALGITLQVTSDFLYPVAVAVSAITTLLTPYLIRAADPLSTKLARVMPRPLARVFGYYGDWLRSIQPQGQGAVLAGMIRKILLQVMVNLALVVAIFLGSAYFAGTLAEYLSEWVSESNQQKAMIWGGALLLSLPFLIAAYRKLKALSMLLAEMGVTPDKAGRHTERVRKVIAEVIPLLSLLGIMLLLMALSASILPTLELLMLIALLAAGVSALLWRWLIRVHSRMQIALMETLEQNQDHQR; translated from the coding sequence ATGCATGCCATCGCTTTCATCCAGGATCTTGCCGTGATCATGTTGATCGCGGGCATGGTGACCATCCTTTTCCACCGCTTCAAACAGCCGGTGGTGCTGGGCTACATCGTCGCCGGTTTCATCATCGGCCCGCACACTCCGCCCTTCGGGCTGATCCATGATGAGGAAACCATCAAGACCCTCGCCGAGCTGGGGGTGATCTTCCTGATGTTTTGCCTGGGGCTCGAATTCAGCCTGGCCAAGTTGTTCAAGGTCGGGGCTACGGCCTTCATCGCCGCCTTCCTGGAAATCATCCTGATGATCTGGATCGGCTACGAGATCGGCAGCTACTTCGGCTGGAAAACCATGGATTCGCTGTTCCTCGGCGCAATCCTGGCGATTTCGTCCACGACCATCATCGTCAAGGCGCTCGGCGATCTGAAGATGAAGAACGAGCGCTTCGCGCAACTCATCTTCGGTGTGCTGATCGTCGAAGACATCCTCGGCATCGGTATCATCGCGCTGCTCTCGGGCATTGCCGTGAGCGGCTCGGTTGAAACCGGTGAAGTCTTCGCCACCGTGGGCAAACTCAGCCTGTTCATGATCGTCGCGCTGGTCATTGGCATCCTGCTGGTGCCGCGTCTGCTCGCCTATGTGGCGAAGTTCGAGAGCAACGAAATGCTGCTGGTGACGGTGCTGGGGCTGTGCTTCGGCTTCTGCCTGCTGGTGGTGAAACTGGAATACAGCATGGTGCTGGGCGCCTTCCTGATCGGCGCGATCATGGCCGAGTCGCGCCAACTGGTGCAGATCGAACGGCTGATCGAGCCGGTGCGCGACATGTTCAGCGCCATCTTCTTCGTCGCCATCGGCCTGCTGATCGACCCCAAGATACTGGTGGAGTACGCCTGGCCCATCGTCGTCATCACCTTCGCGGTGGTGCTGGGCAAGATGGTCTCCTGCGGCCTCGGCGCGTTCATCGCCGGCAATGACGGCCGCACCTCGCTGCGCGTCGGCATGGGCCTGTCGCAGATCGGCGAGTTCTCTTTCATCATCGCCGCGCTGGGCATCACCCTGCAGGTCACCAGCGACTTCCTCTACCCGGTGGCCGTGGCCGTGTCGGCCATCACCACCCTGCTCACGCCCTACCTGATCCGCGCCGCCGACCCGCTGTCGACCAAGCTGGCCAGGGTGATGCCGCGTCCACTGGCGCGAGTCTTCGGCTATTACGGTGACTGGCTGCGCAGCATCCAGCCCCAGGGCCAGGGCGCGGTGCTGGCCGGGATGATCCGCAAGATCCTGCTGCAGGTGATGGTGAACCTGGCGCTGGTGGTGGCCATCTTCCTCGGCAGCGCCTATTTCGCCGGCACCCTGGCCGAGTACCTGAGTGAATGGGTGAGCGAATCCAACCAGCAGAAGGCGATGATCTGGGGCGGTGCGTTGCTGCTGTCGCTGCCCTTCCTGATCGCCGCTTATCGCAAGCTCAAGGCGCTCTCCATGCTGCTGGCGGAAATGGGCGTGACCCCGGACAAGGCTGGCCGCCACACCGAGCGGGTGCGCAAGGTGATCGCGGAGGTGATCCCGCTGCTTTCGCTGCTGGGCATCATGCTGCTGCTGATGGCGCTGTCAGCGAGCATCCTGCCGACGCTTGAGCTGCTGATGCTGATCGCGCTGCTGGCGGCGGGGGTCAGCGCGCTGCTCTGGCGCTGGCTGATCCGTGTGCATTCACGGATGCAGATCGCGCTGATGGAGACGCTGGAGCAGAACCAGGACCATCAGCGCTGA
- a CDS encoding GntR family transcriptional regulator, producing the protein MAENLQEQLYQRLREGLLAGQFKPGERLKIRDLAAAWGTSPMPVRAALQRLVAEGALEGEPQRSVRVPPMTRERFKQIFQVRMALEGMAVEASAGRLTPDELDILRGCMERMDIAIEQRDVQGYLTDNSQFHRVLYGACGNPVLLRTIETLWLQVGPFFNRLFTEADLSLRLNDFHEDAFKALRAGDGKAARFAIEQDLSYFGQFLLNLLELDFAQARSG; encoded by the coding sequence ATGGCCGAGAACCTGCAGGAACAGCTTTACCAACGACTACGCGAAGGCCTCCTGGCAGGCCAGTTCAAACCCGGCGAGCGCTTGAAGATCCGCGACCTCGCCGCCGCCTGGGGCACGAGCCCCATGCCGGTACGTGCCGCCTTGCAGCGGCTGGTGGCGGAAGGCGCCCTGGAGGGCGAGCCCCAGCGCTCGGTGCGCGTGCCGCCCATGACCCGCGAACGTTTCAAGCAGATCTTCCAGGTGCGCATGGCGCTGGAAGGCATGGCCGTGGAAGCGTCGGCAGGGCGGCTGACCCCCGATGAATTGGACATCCTGCGGGGCTGCATGGAGCGTATGGACATCGCCATCGAGCAGCGCGATGTGCAGGGCTACCTGACCGACAACAGCCAGTTCCATCGGGTCCTCTACGGCGCCTGTGGCAACCCGGTGCTGCTGCGCACCATCGAAACCCTCTGGCTGCAGGTCGGCCCTTTCTTCAACCGCCTGTTCACCGAGGCGGACCTGTCATTGCGCCTCAACGACTTCCACGAGGACGCGTTCAAGGCGCTGCGGGCCGGCGACGGCAAGGCCGCGCGCTTCGCCATCGAGCAGGATCTTTCCTACTTCGGCCAGTTCCTCCTCAACCTGCTGGAACTGGACTTCGCCCAGGCTCGCAGCGGCTGA
- a CDS encoding aspartate aminotransferase family protein — translation MTASGISQAAVEIFAARERARFLERNPKSVALAERARKSLYAGVPMHWMADWSTPCPLFVERAKGARFYDVDGHEYIDFCLGDTGTMFGHSPEPVARAIAEQANNGLTTMLPGEDAVVCGELLAERFGLPFWQVTATATDSNRYVLRWARAITGRNTLLVFDGCYHGTVDDVMVRYRDGETVHRSGLVGQAYDLTQHSRSIPFNDIDALEAALAKGDVCALLCEPAMTNIGMVLPDPGFMQKCRELTRKYGSLLIIDETHTISTNIGGCTQLWNLDPDFFVVGKPIAGGVPCGIFGCSADMAEKMLASRRKAQEDSHGHGHSGMGTTLSANALAMHCMRANLEQVMTQAAYDHMLPLAKRLADGFRRLIGKFKLKWSVTELGARSEFQFCLVSPRTGAEAEAAFHDELQMALHLYLINRGILITPFHNMTLCCPATSAADVDTLIDTLDKALDELLAIPGARE, via the coding sequence ATGACTGCCAGTGGAATCAGCCAAGCTGCCGTAGAAATCTTTGCCGCCCGCGAGCGCGCCCGTTTCCTCGAGCGCAACCCGAAATCCGTCGCCCTCGCCGAACGTGCGCGCAAATCCCTCTACGCCGGCGTGCCGATGCACTGGATGGCCGACTGGTCCACGCCCTGCCCGCTGTTCGTGGAGCGCGCCAAGGGCGCCCGCTTCTATGATGTCGACGGCCACGAGTACATCGACTTCTGCCTGGGCGACACCGGCACCATGTTTGGCCACTCGCCGGAGCCGGTCGCGCGTGCCATCGCCGAGCAAGCCAACAACGGCCTGACCACCATGCTGCCGGGCGAAGACGCCGTGGTCTGCGGCGAACTGCTGGCCGAGCGCTTCGGCCTGCCCTTCTGGCAGGTAACCGCCACCGCCACCGACTCCAACCGCTACGTGTTGCGCTGGGCGCGCGCCATCACCGGGCGCAACACCTTGCTGGTGTTCGACGGCTGCTACCACGGCACCGTGGACGATGTGATGGTGCGCTACCGCGACGGCGAGACCGTGCACCGCTCTGGCCTGGTCGGCCAGGCCTACGACCTGACCCAGCACAGCCGCTCCATCCCCTTCAACGACATCGACGCGCTGGAAGCCGCGCTGGCCAAAGGCGACGTTTGCGCCCTGCTCTGCGAGCCGGCGATGACCAACATCGGCATGGTCCTGCCCGACCCGGGCTTCATGCAGAAGTGCCGCGAGCTGACCCGCAAGTACGGCAGCCTGCTGATCATCGACGAGACCCACACCATCTCCACCAACATCGGTGGCTGCACCCAGCTGTGGAACCTAGACCCGGACTTCTTCGTGGTCGGTAAACCCATCGCTGGCGGCGTGCCCTGCGGCATTTTCGGCTGCAGCGCGGACATGGCCGAGAAGATGCTCGCCTCGCGCCGGAAGGCCCAGGAAGACAGCCATGGCCACGGTCACAGCGGCATGGGCACTACCCTCTCGGCCAACGCCCTGGCCATGCACTGCATGCGCGCCAACCTGGAACAGGTGATGACCCAGGCCGCCTACGATCACATGCTGCCGCTGGCCAAGCGCCTGGCTGATGGCTTCCGCCGCCTGATCGGCAAATTCAAGCTCAAGTGGTCAGTGACCGAGCTCGGCGCCCGCAGCGAGTTCCAGTTCTGCCTGGTATCGCCGCGCACCGGCGCCGAGGCCGAAGCCGCCTTCCACGACGAACTGCAGATGGCCCTGCACCTTTACCTGATCAACCGCGGAATCCTCATCACCCCATTCCACAACATGACGCTGTGCTGCCCGGCCACCTCCGCCGCCGATGTGGACACGCTGATCGACACCCTGGACAAGGCACTCGACGAGTTGCTGGCCATCCCCGGCGCCCGCGAATGA